The Nitrospira sp. genome contains a region encoding:
- a CDS encoding radical SAM protein gives MVPLDKIRSLPERFPLSCQWEITCRCNLRCAMCYTDCLNRPEFVRRELSTAEMLRILDEMADAGTLELCLTGGEPLSRPDFFLIYEQAVQRGFLVTIFTNGTLITDSEADRFAALPPHRIEISLHGSTALTFERITQSQGSYQRCLRAIHLLLDRHLPLTLKTTALSLNQHEILSIKQYAASLGSVRFKLGQELRSELDGGAGPFRYALSERELQELNRKDPLLWEEACRRSQADRPPCTSGMQKFHIDAYGGLQLCSGNRRQSYDLRNGSFREGFFEALPAFACEHKKPELSSLLQLMTHRG, from the coding sequence ATGGTCCCACTGGATAAGATTCGGTCCTTGCCCGAACGATTCCCGCTTTCCTGCCAATGGGAAATCACCTGTCGCTGCAACCTCCGTTGCGCCATGTGCTATACGGATTGCCTCAATCGCCCGGAGTTTGTTCGCCGTGAGCTCTCGACAGCCGAGATGCTGCGCATTCTGGACGAAATGGCCGATGCCGGCACATTGGAACTATGTTTGACCGGCGGCGAACCCCTCAGCAGGCCCGATTTCTTCTTGATTTACGAACAGGCGGTTCAGCGGGGATTCCTGGTCACCATCTTCACGAACGGGACCCTGATCACGGACTCTGAAGCCGATCGATTTGCAGCCCTGCCGCCTCACCGTATTGAGATCAGCCTTCACGGGTCCACCGCCCTGACCTTTGAACGAATTACTCAAAGCCAAGGTTCTTATCAGCGCTGCCTGAGAGCCATCCACTTGCTGCTCGACCGCCACCTCCCGTTGACGCTTAAGACCACCGCGCTCTCGCTGAACCAACATGAAATCCTTTCCATCAAACAGTACGCTGCTTCGCTAGGTTCCGTCCGATTCAAACTCGGCCAGGAACTTCGGTCCGAACTGGACGGAGGGGCCGGCCCTTTCCGGTATGCACTGTCCGAAAGAGAGTTGCAGGAGCTGAACCGGAAGGATCCCCTGCTGTGGGAAGAGGCCTGCCGGCGATCCCAGGCCGACCGTCCCCCCTGCACAAGCGGAATGCAGAAATTTCACATCGATGCGTATGGTGGCCTGCAACTCTGCTCAGGCAATCGTCGCCAAAGCTACGACCTGCGGAACGGATCCTTCAGAGAAGGTTTTTTTGAGGCCTTGCCGGCGTTCGCTTGTGAACACAAGAAGCCGGAACTCTCGTCATTGCTCCAACTGATGACGCACCGTGGGTAA
- a CDS encoding class I SAM-dependent methyltransferase gives MRLRVTAIILLTRFVERTGSLLSQIQFFLYGVLPVLLPPDELIALTRTYYRRSYEGLEQDFQSDRYKWALDNWEETVASKHMASKGTVVVLGAGLGRESIALAERGHRVIGLDNNYDGLHIAAAHASAIRLPVVFLQGDFRRLPIGKGQADYLVLSSVMYSAIPARRQRQECIRVFRSALRQEGKIVLSFLFSHEWQTKSHRLIEAVNRWLLKLPGSNQDYQLGDFCSHSHFMHAFLDETELRSELAEAGATILELNWREGFAVIA, from the coding sequence GTGCGCCTGCGCGTCACCGCCATCATATTGCTGACTCGCTTCGTTGAACGAACAGGCTCGCTACTCTCTCAGATCCAGTTTTTCCTCTATGGGGTGCTTCCCGTCCTCCTTCCTCCCGACGAGCTGATTGCGCTGACTCGCACCTACTACCGCAGAAGTTATGAAGGGCTTGAGCAAGACTTTCAGTCGGACCGATACAAATGGGCTCTCGACAACTGGGAAGAAACCGTGGCCTCGAAACATATGGCTTCAAAGGGGACTGTGGTCGTATTGGGAGCCGGGCTGGGTCGTGAATCCATCGCCTTAGCCGAGAGGGGTCATCGGGTGATCGGACTGGACAACAATTATGACGGATTGCACATTGCTGCCGCGCACGCATCCGCAATACGTCTTCCCGTTGTTTTTCTGCAGGGAGACTTTCGGCGACTCCCGATCGGCAAAGGACAGGCAGACTATCTGGTTCTATCCAGCGTCATGTACAGCGCCATCCCGGCCAGGCGGCAACGCCAGGAATGCATTCGTGTATTCCGCTCCGCGTTGAGACAGGAGGGGAAAATCGTATTGAGCTTCCTGTTTTCCCACGAATGGCAGACGAAGTCGCACCGGCTGATTGAAGCCGTCAACCGATGGCTGCTGAAACTGCCCGGGTCGAATCAAGATTATCAGCTGGGCGATTTCTGCTCACATAGCCACTTCATGCACGCGTTTCTGGACGAGACAGAGCTCCGGTCCGAGCTTGCCGAAGCCGGTGCAACGATACTTGAACTCAACTGGAGGGAAGGATTCGCCGTGATCGCCTAA
- a CDS encoding radical SAM protein — MGKPRAIPTVPYGAFSRKVHDWSTQHHQVVKAQLELTYRCNLRCRHCYTDPYNDPQFFPRELTLDELYRLVEELRDLGVIWLNLSGGDIFMHPRFYEIYEHAHGKGFLLQLYTNGTLFTRAMIQRLEAMPPFTIDVSCHTLNEARFDWFTQVPGSYQAFMRGVALLRESNLPFTLKTKLMNWNRDELHDLQTFTESLGRPFGYTTSLSPRLDGDCSSLAYRISPEDLRVIGRSELGAEDSRPCDGDSLGGPDHDRLFRCGCGTNTVHINAWGELSTCTFQYETRLSLRQFSLREAVDRVFSEVRGLRYQRDTPCSSCAVHQFCDKQPTHARWETGSSDAPIPYACDIAHARAQTAGHHALLHPLRSGQTERDSGERRPASPPSSVST; from the coding sequence GTGGGTAAGCCACGAGCCATACCGACCGTCCCGTATGGCGCCTTCAGCCGGAAAGTTCACGACTGGTCCACGCAACACCATCAGGTGGTGAAAGCCCAGCTCGAACTCACCTATCGCTGCAATCTTCGTTGCCGTCACTGCTATACCGATCCCTACAATGACCCTCAGTTTTTTCCGCGCGAACTGACCCTCGACGAACTCTACCGTCTCGTGGAAGAATTGCGAGACCTCGGCGTCATCTGGCTGAACCTCTCCGGTGGCGACATCTTCATGCATCCGCGTTTTTATGAGATCTATGAGCACGCGCACGGCAAAGGATTCCTTCTCCAGCTCTACACCAACGGGACGCTGTTTACTCGTGCAATGATCCAGCGTTTGGAAGCCATGCCCCCCTTCACCATCGATGTCTCTTGTCATACGCTGAATGAGGCGCGCTTCGACTGGTTTACGCAGGTCCCGGGCTCCTATCAAGCCTTCATGCGCGGCGTCGCGTTGCTCCGGGAGAGCAATCTGCCCTTCACGCTCAAGACCAAGCTGATGAACTGGAACAGGGATGAGCTGCACGATCTTCAGACGTTCACGGAGTCACTCGGCCGGCCGTTCGGATACACCACCTCGCTTTCGCCGAGACTTGATGGCGATTGCTCTTCGCTCGCTTACAGAATCTCGCCTGAAGACCTGCGCGTGATCGGTCGAAGCGAACTCGGCGCCGAAGATAGCCGACCCTGTGATGGGGATTCACTCGGCGGGCCAGATCACGACCGGCTTTTTCGTTGCGGCTGCGGCACCAATACCGTCCATATCAATGCCTGGGGCGAGCTCAGTACCTGCACATTCCAGTACGAAACTCGCCTTTCGCTCAGACAGTTTTCCCTGCGAGAAGCCGTTGACCGAGTCTTTTCCGAAGTACGCGGACTGCGCTATCAGCGTGATACGCCGTGCAGCTCCTGTGCGGTACATCAATTCTGCGACAAACAGCCGACACATGCCCGATGGGAAACCGGCAGCTCGGATGCGCCGATCCCTTATGCATGCGATATCGCCCATGCAAGAGCACAGACGGCCGGACACCATGCCTTGCTGCATCCGTTACGCAGTGGGCAGACAGAGCGCGACAGTGGCGAACGCAGGCCGGCGTCGCCGCCCAGTTCAGTCAGTACGTAG
- a CDS encoding tetratricopeptide repeat protein: MDIDAFRLMVAKNPKGFLGRYGLGNKILQEGGSVEEAVEHLTVATQLDPTHVASHLALGRALIGLGRNADAKPILAAGIEAALSGRSNGGKDLVPEMQQLLQTLA; the protein is encoded by the coding sequence ATGGATATTGACGCTTTTCGCCTCATGGTCGCCAAGAATCCCAAAGGATTTCTCGGTCGTTACGGACTGGGGAACAAGATCCTCCAGGAAGGCGGCAGTGTCGAGGAAGCCGTGGAGCATCTTACGGTTGCCACGCAACTGGACCCGACCCATGTCGCCTCCCATCTGGCGCTGGGCCGTGCATTGATCGGATTGGGCAGGAACGCTGATGCCAAGCCGATCCTCGCCGCCGGCATCGAAGCCGCCCTCTCGGGACGATCCAACGGTGGCAAGGATCTGGTGCCGGAAATGCAACAGTTGCTGCAGACCCTTGCATGA
- a CDS encoding PqqD family peptide modification chaperone yields MNPAAIYTHNSDYVQRDVAGECILVPIHRNLTESNSIYVLNETGAALWRRIDGTRSLQTIADEFVEEYDVTAEQFHQDLQTLLTDLLSIHAIHEVTVTDGPTG; encoded by the coding sequence ATGAACCCCGCCGCCATCTACACACACAATTCCGACTATGTGCAGCGAGATGTTGCCGGCGAATGCATTCTCGTTCCCATACACAGGAATCTCACCGAATCGAACAGCATCTACGTCCTGAACGAAACGGGAGCCGCCCTTTGGAGGCGGATCGACGGAACCCGATCCCTTCAAACGATCGCCGACGAGTTTGTTGAGGAATATGACGTCACCGCGGAACAGTTTCATCAGGATTTGCAGACCTTGCTGACCGACCTGCTCTCGATTCATGCCATACACGAGGTGACTGTCACCGATGGTCCCACTGGATAA